A genomic stretch from Helianthus annuus cultivar XRQ/B chromosome 1, HanXRQr2.0-SUNRISE, whole genome shotgun sequence includes:
- the LOC110865626 gene encoding abasic site processing protein YoqW yields the protein MCGRCRCSIRPDDVPRACNIGNRPVRFVHTDRFRAAYNVSPGSNIPVVRRDTEADGQGAVVQCMKWGLIPSFTKKTEKPDYYRMFNARSESIGEKASFRRLLSGNRCLVAVEGFYEWKKDGSKKQPYYIHLKDDRPLVFAALYDSWKNSEGEVQYTFTILTTSSSSALGWLHDRMPVILGNKESTDEWLDGSSSSKFDSLLKPYEEPDLVWYPVTPAMGKPSFDGPDCIKEVKIEETKPISMFFAKKVTKKEDPSEHQLPAAHKEVTETEKPKGPKEEPETYVGPSTLNLKREYGDFSSDIKPPVNEDADNQYKSPAKKGNFKSPGDKQKTLFSYFGKG from the exons ATGTGCGGCCGTTGTCGCTGTTCTATCCGTCCAGATGACGTCCCTCGCGCTTGCAACATCGGTAACCGCCCCGTTCGTTTTGTCCATACAGACCG GTTCCGAGCAGCATATAATGTTTCACCTGGATCAAACATCCCTGTTGTTCGAAGAGACACGGAAGCTGACGGTCAGGGAGCTGTTGTGCAGTGCATGAAATGGGGGCTTATTCCAAGTTTCACTAAAAAGACTGAAAAACCTGACTATTATAGAATG TTTAATGCTCGATCAGAGTCAATTGGTGAAAAGGCCTCCTTTCGCCGCCTTCTTTCTGGAAACAGGTGCTTGGTTGCTGTTGAAGG ATTTTACGAGtggaagaaagatgggtcgaaaAAGCAGCCATACTATATTCATCTGAAGGATGATCGCCCCCTTGTCTTTGCTGCTCTTTATGATTCCTGGAAAAACTCTGAAG GGGAGGTTCAATACACCTTCACTATTTTGACAACAAGttcctcatcagccttaggttgGCTGCATG ACAGGATGCCTGTTATATTAGGGAATAAAGAGTCAACTGATGAGTGGCTAGATGGTTCTTCATCTTCCAAGTTTGATTCATTGCTTAAACCGTACGAAGAGCCAGACTTG GTTTGGTACCCCGTAACACCTGCAATGGGCAAACCTTCTTTCGATGGACCTGACTGTATCAAGGAG GTAAAGATCGAGGAAACAAAACCGATCTCAATGTTCTTTGCAAAAAAGGTCACTAAAAAGGAAGATCCGTCAGAGCATCAACTTCCCGCTGCACATAAAGAGGTCACCGAAACAGAAAAACCAAAAGGCCCGAAAGAGGAACCCGAAACTTATGTGGGTCCCAGCACATTGAATCTCAAACGCGAGTATGGTGACTTTTCTTCTGATATAAAACCGCCTGTCAATGAAGATGCTGACAACCAGTATAAAAGTCCAGCTAAAAAGGGAAACTTTAAGAGCCCTGGTGACAAGCAAAAGACACTATTCTCGTACTTTGGGAAAGGTTAA